The nucleotide window TATAAAAACTTAGAATTGGTTTTAGGTAGAAGTTTAGATCTTCGTAGTCAACTTTATCGAGGTCACTTTCTCTCGAAACTAAACTAAACTATAAATATCTCAAATTATCTAAGAATACTAatgaacgaaaagaaaaaatttaagtcaaaaaaaaaaaaaaaatgctgaaaattgAAACCGATTCTAATAATCGAACTCTTCCATTCTtcttacatatattatatcatCTCTTATTATGTATTTAAAACGAAGACAAAACaaaacgatacaaaaaaaaaaaaaagaaaacataaaGAAGAAtctattatacacacacacacacacacacacacatacatattcaCACTTCAAAATCTGCGAAAAACCCTGAATTCCACCTTTTCACCCgcggcgaaaaaaaaagtacatcTTAAGTATATGTTATGAGATTGTTACGTACACTTAATTGTAAAACGATGCTCTacggaatgaaatttcaaaataaaagaggaaaataaaaataaaaaaaaagtaatcacGAAATGTATAGCATAAACGATAAATcttattgtttgttttttgtttctgatactagtaaaaaaaaatgtcaaattgaTCGCTCGTGAAGCCGGCTGAAGTGAGAAGTtggaaaatgatgaaataagTTTCTTACCCGATCGTACATCACGATAcatgaattattatacgaATACTTACCgatgatttttaattacgtGTATCGAGGATGGCCTGGTTTAATGATAGTAAATTCATATTgaagataataaataaaagatttgTTATGAAACATAATATTCCCAGTGCCAGGCTCCTTTccacaaaaaatgaataagaaGATTTAATGACAAATTTAAAAggagaatgaataaatgaattaaaatgaaataaaataaaataaaataaaataattataatgaaaataataaagaaaacgtTGATCGATtattatgtatgaaaaaaaaaaaaaaaaaatccctgtTAAGTGGTGAACCAACTGTCAccatattgtaattattattatcattattacgtTATTATGAAATGTTGaaataaacgaaaagaaaagaagcaaAAACCGTGCATCATTCACTCGTTCCGTAAaccttgtaaaaaaaaaaaaacaatttcccgTAGATCCCTAACTCCGTTCCAAACATTTTCTCTCGGATTTTATCTCAAGGATATGATAGGAAAAGACAAGAATTGGAAATCTCTTTGGCCatattttattgtatctaCACTCTATAATATTAgtacacattatttttctaattctttGCTTAGGCTAGACACGGTCTTACAATTAGCTAGTTACAGGTATACTATAATGCTATGAAAGTAAAACTTGACCATGAGTATTACAACGTTTCTAATAGCACATATCAAACCACCGATGTACGAGCATTAGTGTTAATAGAACGATTTCTACAaagtttattttatacttacgtatatttatttatttaatttttcgttttgagttgaataattttacccTTATATGCATATTTAAAACGAATTATTTGTAGATACGAATATAATGATGCAGTTAGACAGCTGCTGCTTGGATCAGgatcgtttttaaatttattacatcGACATTTAGACATTGCGGTtacatatgtacgtaatttcataattttatgcGACTCGACATTTTCATACCggatcattattttttattttttattcctttaaTATTTTCCTTCCACTGGAGAGTCGAAAGCATTCGACGAACCAACGGTCATTTTTTCCCACCCTATAACCAACCAATTAATGTGTAGACTCTTTCATTTCTATACTTCGTTAATTAGGGAAGACTTAATGCAGGGCTTACGTGCTGATGGAAAACCATCTTGacaaataaattcaacatCACCCATCAGCCGGCAGTGGAGCATCAACCAATTATCCGCTTGCGGAAGATCAGTTATCATCTGGGGAAAAATTTCTACCAGAAACAAATATGGCGGATGATCAACATTTGCATTCTCGATTTACAACGCGTTCCGTTGAGCGGCTTATAGTTTCACGAGTTTCAAAGGAAACGGATGTGTTTGTGCGGGATATTTGTTTCTCGGTTTCTATCCCAACACGTGGGGATTCGGTCTTTAGCTTTTTCCAAAGCCATAGGGCGTCCAGCCCACAGTTTGAATTCTGTCCTAAATTACTTTCCTCGATAAATCTCAATTATACGGTCCTGATCGACGTACTCGAATATATGAGGTGCGTCCATCAGTATCCCTATTGTCCCAGCCGTTGTgacaacaaaaaatatatacagcTGCAGCCGATCGATCACCATTGCAACGTATTTCCAATCCTCTCGTGTCTGGAATCATAACAAGACACTCTGAGGAAGAGAACGGGAATTTAATTGAGaagtaaagaaacaaaaaaatgtgtaaaaactttgaaaacccGCGAACAAGACGTTTGGAACAGTGGAAAAGCTTGCGGAAATTTTTACCTGAATGTAAAGATCCTCGTTCCTCAAGTGCTCGGCGATGAACTCAACGGCCTCCGTTGCCTTGCTAGCTTCTGGACTTAGCAGCACCGAATCGGAGCTTTCCGATCCTCTCCTATCCCCCAAAGCATCACCTCCTCCAGCTGCAGTTGTCGAAGCGCTTGTGGTGTGGTGAACCTTTCGATTGATCTTGCAGTTGGGGTGATGCAAGTCGGAGAGTTCCATTACTTCCATTTTGGGCTTAGCGAGACCAGCTGGCAGGTGTTTCGGAAGCTCGGTGGGACTTCCGGAGTAAGTTGAGGCCGGGAGAGTGACGTTCGGAATTTCCATCATCCACCTGAGCCTAGTCTTCTTGGGTCTACGCATGaggaggatggtcggcagatACTTGAGGAATATCTTCCGTATCAGTTGCGGCATACGGTGAGTCCTCGGCCCTCGAAAGTTCCAGTTTATTATGATAACCGTGACCAAAATACTGACGGTGTTCATTATAAAGGTGAACAAGAGGTACTTCGCTATCAACGGAAGCACAAGCGATGTTGGCGGCAGGATCTTGCTGACCAGCAGGAGGAACACGACAAGCGACAAGAGGATACTGATGCCAAGGGTGACTTTCTCCCCCGCTTCGGCTGGCAGGTAGAACACGAGGACGCAGAGGAACGAGATGAGGACGGTTGGAAGGATGAGATTGACCGTGTAAAACAAGGTCTTCCTCCTGATTATTATGTAGAACGTGATGTCGGTCTCGGTCGGAAAGTCGCTGTGGTATATGTTCAGATAGGCGGGCACGCTGATGATGTCCCATGTGCCGCTCTTCCAATAGTCCGAAAGGTCCACGAAGTTCTTGTCGTTGTAAAGTGCCAGGGACACCTGGTCACCGTTGAACGTCCAGGATCCAAACTTCATGATGCACGTTTGCTGGTCAAAGGGGAAGTAGGTGACGTCAATGGTGCACGAACTCTGGTAGATCGCTGGAGGCACCCAGAGAACTTCTCCCGTTGGGTATATCAGAACGTTGCTCTTGTACCGAACCTCGTAGTTGCCGTCAGCGCTGGAAAAGTAAAGGTGACGAGTTCAAGTTGTCAACCGCCAACTGAAGACCAGCCGCCTTCTTGGTATCGTCAATCATCGAATGTAGACACTGTGCACAACTTACTTGTTGAACAGAACGATGTCTGGCTTCCAAACCTTATCGGGCGGCAAACGCAACACTCCAATCCCTCCATAATCCGCCTCGTCCCATTGCAGCTGATAATCGGTCCAGACGAATCGCAGCCAGACATTGGACTTCATGATCtggtttttctcattcttgATAACAGcgatcgaaagaaaaaatgttatcacGGATTTGTAATTGTGAATAAGTATTGTTGGAAAGCAATGTGTTGGAATCAATTTAAATGGGATAGTTCTTGTTTTGGTTTTTCGCGAAAAGATAAAAGGTTAAATGATATCAGTGAGAATAAACTTCTCCATAAATTAGTACTAGTTAAGGTAATTTGTGTTTGTGATAAGTTAGTTTTAAGTCCATTCCTGAATACGGGTGCTTCTTTATCGTAACTCTGTTAGGATACATACTATGCACTGTGTATGCGTGTACTATTGTACGTATGGTCAGTGGTTATgcaataagtaaataaatttactgtCAAGCTTAGAATAAAATAGGAAACTTAACGAAGTGTAACAGGGACAGAAAGCAGAGGAACTGCTGATTGGTTTCGGATTTCGTACAGAATGTTACACTATTTTTGTTACAtgtagaaaatcaaaaacgCTGGGAGTGttgtttgacaaaattttcttaccaCATTGATCAGCTGCACAAAAGCAAGTCCAAATCTGACGTCGACTTTTTGGGTCATGTTTTGAACGGGGCGGATGAGCTTGTTGTATCCGCGAAATAAATCGCGGACCAGACGTTCTTCATCTTCGGAGCAGAAGCCAACTGCGaacgaaaaatatagaaatgtGGCGAGGGATGGtacagaaaagaaataagaaaaatgaaaactgttCTATGGCTAACACTTACCAACGCAGAACAGAGAAGCGGTTAGCAAAAACCGCATGAActttaaacaaaaatacattttagGCGGGTATGGGTGTAAACCCACCCTTGTTGGCGAAGCTATGCGCCGCCCGCGAATCAATATACCACCTTGGAAAAGAGGCCAATAAGAGAGTTTACTACGTTCATTGCGGCAGATGAGCGCTGGGAAACAATCCACACGATTATTACCGACGCATTATCCACGATGAGACGTGATTTTTAACAGTAATCACTCACTGACAATCCCTACCACCCCCGCTTATTGTTTTTTACATACTTCCTATAAATCAAAATCAGAGCCTCACTTGACTAGAGTCGAGCGTTCCTAAAACCACGTAGGGGTCGGCATCGTTCGGGGATGTAATTTCCCTACCCTTATTCGTAGTTAGATGTCACGATAGGTTCATAgaacagttaaaaaaaaactagtagCAGACTCGACAGAAGAGCGAGAAAAGTAATTAACCGTTTTTTGCCacgttaaaaagaaaacatgtaaTAATTAGATCAATTTACACTTTTCTAAAATACAACCAAACAATTTTGTGTGAACGCGAACTATATCTATATCGTGCAGCCATGGCAGTACGGAATTTGTGGATGAAATCTCAAGTTATTTCCAGCACTCGAATCATCGAAAGTCATTACAATTTGTAATTTCATTATTACGGGCGCGCCAAAAGCTCAGTGCTATCTGGTGGCCACTCGTTGCACCAGCAGTCACTCATACTTTTTGTTTCACTATTGAAACAAGACAATCTAGACATTCTTCATTGTCAGAGACGCTTGATATAGTCAACATTCGGAAAGGCGATAtcaaatcgaatttcaatatcCGAAGAACAAATTTACCGTAATTGGAAATAAGCAGTTTTCCTAGGCTCCGTTCGATTCGGTGAACAAGGTGGCGGGTCTAAGTGGACTCCGTAGTTCGTGGCGCAAGTTCGCCCTGGCGGCGTAAGGGTGAATTTCCGCCTGTCTGCTCAGTGATCGGCCACCCACCATACACCCGTGCGTCGCTACAGACAAAACGAATCGTGGGGTAGCGGAACAGCTCCGATATATAAGTGTTTGTGCCTTAGTACCCAGTGACCAGTGTAAGGTTTAAGCATTTTGTTAACAAGGTAAATGTCGCCATCGATCGGAGCTCCGGTACCGATGGACAATTGCCAACCCGTTTTTAAATAGCTTTCTATTTCGCACGTCTCTATATCCTGCCACCGAAATGCTACGTACATACGCTAACGTGCTGGATCGATTACATTTCTCGAGCGGAATAGCACAGCGAGCAAGACATGCTGCGCCTTTACAACTTGAGACGTAGCCGCTTGgcatttcacatttttccgTATCCGAACATCAGGCCCTCGCAGAGTTTAACCATTCCGTGGCTAAAGCCCCGATGATATTTTTCGCCCTCCTAAGGAATCGCCGAAAGCTCTCGTGTTGTGACATTTGTGCGAAATCTCGTTGCCACCGGGCGGCTAATTTATGATGAGCCTTAATAATGAACTTCAAGTATCGATAAATAGTGACATTTGCGAAACGGGATTAACTGCCACCGTGCCAATATCTCACACATGTTAAGAATTTCGCTAATTATTGCGAGTCGTCGATACATTCATCTACATGCTTTTGCCTATAATACGCACAATTCTCTATACAATTCAAATACACAACCATTTCTGCAATAACGATTTGCAGCAATGCGGTACACGATTTTCGACCCTTTCAACGACATCGACACTTTATACATTCATCGCTGTGTATCCGAGTTATCTGGAGAATGTCGTTGGCATATTTTACGTCTCAATTTATCGTTACGATGTAGATTCGTTCTTCGGACTGTTCTGAATTCCCGCACACGCCCCCTACAGAATTGTGCCTGATATAAGTGTAAGGAGTCTCAAAGCCGAACTTTTCTCGTTAAATTTGCTACCATTCGACGAACGCTGTCGATTAGAATAGTCCAGGTCTCGGCGTgtgtaaagttttttttttttttttttttatcttttcgcCTGGTATATTAACAGCTAATTCACCGATCAAAGTCAAACTGCCCGCCTACTGCTTCGTTGGCACGGCAAGTCCTATGTGCACACGAATAGGTGTCTCGTACCTGCTGAAGCCTTTGACGGTTCAAGCCACCCTCAGGCACTTAATAATGCATAATATACGAAGGGGCAGAAGCGAGCACGAGgctagagttttttttttttttttttaattcatccctttttctctttctcttttcttttttatttctttaaattcctctctctctctctctgcctaGGCCCACTCAAAATGTGCCGATTGTATCTGTTGGTGCCAGTGACCCCCTATTGATTCCACGCTCAGCAGAGCACAGACCAGACCCCTCACCCTCGGCCTCCTCCTTCCCGCTCCCCCCTCTTCATCTCTCCTTCGCCCTCTCATCCTCCCGCCGCACTCGCCACCTCTCTCGTTATTTCCCTCTCTCGGTATCTCACTCTTTCTCACCCTACATTCGCAGCCAACCGCGTATTCGACGCCTCCGCCGCCGCGGACAGGCGCTTTTCCACCCTTCCAACGGTGCGCTTGTAGGGATAGGTATGCCTGTATACATAGTGTACCTATATGTAGCCACGCAATGCACACAATTGCGAACGTCTTTGTCGGCGTGCGAAGCGCGGGTGGCTTAAAGGAAATTTATTCGAGTTACCTGAGAGGTCCTGCTCgtcgttttcttctttatccTACTCTGATTACAACGTGAGAAGAATAACCGACGCGGATTAGCGATCTCCCCTCGGGAAACCCGAAAAGATGGGAAAGGAGTTATGGGTCGTTCTTTGACCTCGCTGATCAATTTTCACAACATCGGTTCCTGACTCGATTATAAAAGACATCTGGTTATAACTGTTCTTTATCTTTATGAAAAAAGATTATGGAGATATTCGAAAGGGGGCGTCCATTAATTACGtaaggtgttttttttttttttttttttctcaagtttgAACCACCCACTTCCTCGGTGAAAATTGGTAAGATGTGGTGGTATCTTCCCTTCCCCTCACGTGAGATTTACcttataatttgtaaataattaaatttatttgataagTTCATGTATTTTGCTTCACACCACTAAATACCtaatattcaatattgtcTGTGCCCgggattgattttttaatgtaaaatattatctgttattataatgtatattgtCGCAGTTAAAAAGGTGACGTGAGTTTTTTATCAACTCCCCCCCTATTTTGATCTCACGTAAGTAATGGACGCCCCCAAAGAGAGTTGGATGCTTGAGGTGTTTTCTTCGAAATATTCAATCGTTTCTTCTCATTTCCGTACAATTattcagtaaaataaaataattcttaatcttcgaaattaccCAGATGCatttttcagactttaaaaAAAGGCGTTAACGAAAACTCGTGGCATTGCATTTTTCAGTAGAACAATTACGTGCTCAATCGTATGTTCGATACGTGTAAATGAAGTTGTGAGGCATAATTGAATTAGACGAAATAAATTCTCATTAAAGTCTATCACCGATGGTTACGTGGGATGGAAAACGGGCCACTCGGTAAACACATGGTATTGATTATTCGTGATTTGAGGGCCGAGGAAgggaagaataaataaatagtatCGGTATTTCTTATTCCAGTTGCGAAAAACGAAGAACAAAAAACGATCTACAGTTTTTACCCTAAAATCAGATTAATTTCTCACCTTAGAATTTGTGGGTACAGAAAGTCAAGAATAGAGAAAGAAAGGTGTATAATACTTAAGAGAAAGTGCGGTGATCATGAACGATAATACGGGAAAAGGGTAACGAATCGAATATTGCGGGCTTGTCTTGTAAACTCTTAAGAGTAGAAAATCCAAGTCAGGCGTGTAATCACCCCACGTGCATTGATCGTCTCGTAAGTACCTATAAAGTTCTACGTACCCAGAGGTACCTACCCATACTCGGTACGTTGTACGATTTACCTGAGCCAGGTTGCGAAGGAAAGGGTACGTAGAATCGATACGTATTAATACCTACACAACAAGACCTTGTATATCATTTTGGCATACATGCGAGTTATTTTTACACCTGGGAGGCTTACAACAAAGCTGGTCTAGACCCCAGGGCTCTTGGATGCCCCTTGGCTGCAACGCCACTATCGTTCATCGCGTGGatataataatcataacaaTAATGACAGTAATAAAGGTATACGTGCAGATGGACGCATACACGCTCGCGTAAGTGAATCGCTTCTCAAGATCCCCTCGGTACCGTGACTCATCGTCGTCATCCGGTCAGGACGAGGTGGCTCCCGACGCAAAGGGAAGTCTTAGCATGTAAAGATTTATTCCGTCCGGATTGGTAAAATCTCCTCGCGCCCGATAGTGTCTTGCTTCTTCTACTTTTACTCCAAGTGAGAATAATGTGGATGGAAATGTGAACAATTGATCGTGAGATTGAAAGCAGTTCTGCGCTTAGTGAGGGTGTAGAATAGACACGGCCTTTTGTTCGTGAAATTCACTTTGCTGTCGGTGCCCACTTCGCCCTGGCCGGTCTCCCCTACTCGTCGATCTTCGATGCATGTATATCGATCCTGCTCTTAGCATTTGACACACGAAACGGACACGTGAGCCACGGCGCGTGACTCTGGCTCTCTCCTatgactcattgtcagtgtatTGAAAAGGAGAGATCTCTGTGAGCTGAGACCCTTTATTTGTCCTACACGCGAGCGCGGAGGGTGCCGGGATTCTTGAAAAACTTGCAATCCCTTTCAAGTTCTTACATTCTTTTATTTCGCGTAATAATCTTCAGTTTGTAATTTTACACTCGAGTATCTTGATCAAGTTTCGTTAGACAAGTGCCATGGTAGAAAATGTAAAACATCAATGTCAGTGTAAAATTGCAGTTTATCTTTGAAACGGGCAAGAGACAATAATGTGAAATCGGTTATTTCAGACGCCTTATAGATCGTGATTTTGTCCTGTGTGATGTTACGTGTAGCAGGTTTGTAGTATGTGCCTGCATACACGGATGGTAATTGTGTATGGAAATTATTGGGATTGAAGGATGGAAGCCAACCCGAGTGACGCGGTCGAGTCGCGGCGATGACCAGTCTGATTTTGGAGAACGCAGACTTGAACCGCCTGTTCCCAAAATGTCGGCCTAGGGGCGGTCAACCCCCGCGATCGGGGGGCTCGACGCCGAGTCATCCGCATGACCATCCTCGGCATACCGACGAGTCATCTGGTACCACCAACCGCACCGCTGCAGCAGCCAACATCGCGACAATTGCGACCATCGCGACGATCACGACGATCGCGAACTCCGTCGACAAGTTTAaaagcaacaacaacaacccCGACGAAGACGCAGACATGATCGACCTCGAACGCGACACCTCCGACAGGCAAGTTACAtcctttttttcaccattgCTAGTCGTTGTCTTCTCCCCTAAAGTAACGTAGATTTTGTGCGCTATATGCAGTGAGATTCCTCAGACACTCTTTTTGAGAGCTAGTTTAACCCTGCATTTCTTCCCATTCTACCGAGTTATTCCCGTGATGCGCCTCATAGTAGGCAAATTATGGTACAAGTTCATTCTGAGCATCCGTTGCTTTTTTGTTGTGCATTTTTACCCCAGTTTGCCTATAATTAGGGATCCCTATGGGGCACATCACGGAAATAATCCGGTATATTTGCAAAACGTCCAGTAGACTCCATTTGTTGTACTATCTGGGATTACTAGAAGTTTCGAGGAATTTATTGCCAAAATTCAAGGTCCTGGTTATTGGCATATTTTTTGGACAAATTTTGAACTGAATTTTTACATATCTTGCTGAACTTGTACAAATACATATTCCAATatcaaaatattgtaaaagtGAAAGGACAAATATTCAAGATTTCTTCTCTATCAAAAGATACCTTGCAGACTCTTGATTATAGTCACTATATCAATTCCTATGAATGATTACACTTCAGCGAAATTGGATGTAGTAAAATTTTGAGCAACACTCATATACACGCGCcaagatgaattttcaaatattgcgtATAGTGTGCTGCCTATCTCTTATCCGACAGGCgcttttttctgaaaactctTTTCAAACCCAGTGAAAACTCCCTGCAGCGTAATTTTAAAGTAAACCGTTACCAGATGCATGTTTGAAAGGACTTAGTCCTTCACTATCTTAACGTATGTAGAAGTATGTACCTAATATTGTAGACCCGCCCTGTATATGCCCAACAACTCATTCTGCACGATGTTTAACAATAAGAGATCCGAGTTGCGTTCCTTTAGGTGTAGAAAGCAAGCGAATGGCAGAAAAAAATCAGGTTCGCTGTCTCGTAGGACGGCTACGAGTGTCGTCGCCGGATTTCCGGGTGAGCCCCAGCTTCCGGTAACAACCGCGAAGTTGCCCTCGTCAAGCTCATCGTCAGCTTCCGGGCGCAGCGAAGATGCACCAAACTACGTCAGTCTCGCCGGAAGCGACCATCAGGCGCAGTCTCAAGACGCCCTGGAAGACAGCGGCCCCGAAGAAAGCCCTGTTTATATCTTGACTTCCGCCAAAGGCGATCGCAGCTACAAACTTCGCGATTCGAGgtgattcatttattttgcTTATTCATGGATTGTGTACTGTGCGCTGATTAAGTTGACTTTCATAGTGATttgaattgaaacaaattgcaaaaaaacttGGACCATTTTTAGCCGGTTTTCAGTACcattattttgtaattctttCTACAATAGACGTAGACTGTAAATTTCCTAGATCTTTTCAAAAGCAGAGTACATCAATTTACTGGAATTCTAAAACAGTGAATATGTTCATACTTTCAAACTCGCTTATTTAGGCATGCGAGGTTTTCAAATGTCAAAATAACAAATAGGAACGTATTCAGCGCGTAATCTGGTTTCTAATCGCGAGTAGATATCGACTATAAGCTTGACATTATTATTCTTCGGCAGTAATGCTTTCGAAATGCCAGGTTCGCGTGGTCCTCTGACTACCAAATAGGACATCTAAAATTCTCCGCCTTACTTCCTAAACCTTTTACCACCCGTAAAGCTGCGAACGTCAGCGGAATAAGATGACACTTGCCGCTTAAAGTTTGCGCAAAAAATAATGATGGTTATAAAACTAATTCAAAGGATCTCATGGTTGAAGGCAGtgaatttaaaatacaaaTCTCCCAACCATACTTCAACTTTCGAGTTTATAATACCATGGCAGTCCCCAGAGACCAAACGTGAAGATAGTGTCCTTTTCAACGGCATTTTCATATCTTGAATAATGATCATTCGCCAAGAGTTGATCTTCTTCGTATCAACTTTCGAAAGATTTCATAAAAGGGTCTGATAAGTAGCGCGACTTGCTCGCACGAacagtttgaacaaaaaatgaaatttgcaaGCTCGGTGGTAGAAGATATCCAGACGACCAATCGGTTTGCGATTTTCAAGCTGTCGTTCGACTTTTGgggtatataatttataaagcTTTACTAGTGCAGAGCAAGGCTCGTTGATATTTGCTTTACCATTTGTTCTTTTGTAGAATTGTAATATCATCTCTGTAGATCTGAATTCCGTACCTTTCCAGCAATACGGTTTTTGCCATGTAATGTATTACATAACGTACGCTGAGATACTGATCCGAAGACGATATCGATTGTTCAGAACATTgcaattcgttcaatttttgtaaatatgcCGTACCACGATCTATAAATTCAATATAGTAATGGATCCTCGTAAAATTTCTGGTGAAAAATCCTTCATGATTTGATTTCCTGAAAAAAACCACCTGTCTCTTCAACCGAGAATTGCGGATTCTGCGCCATCTCTTGACTAAATATGAACACACAAACACAGCAAGTGACTTGCACTCAATTAGCAAACTAAGATGCCGATCATATTGGATCTATAATGTCGAAGAACGATCgaaaatcgaatattttcatttggcGAAACAGCCGatagataaataattcattgcaTTGTTCCATGTTTGAAATGGATATGCGTACGTACGTTGCGTACGTCAATCGTGCATTGTTGTTAACGATTCGTCACAATTCCCATCTATTTTTATAGATGAATATATCAATTCTCGTCTTTAGCGAGGtaggcagcagcagcaacagaaCTGATCAGATTTTCATATACATAGATATcttctctttcgttttttgtgGTTAAACCTGATTCTCCGCAATCTGTCGACTGCTGtcagtgtaaaaaaatcactgcATGTTTCTATCGTGCGTATTTTCTCGTGATCAGAAAGTAATCGTAATTTAAATTTCTGATGTAGAATATCGCCCAATTACTTATTAGTACCAGTAGAAAAACTCTGAATAATAACGACCTAACCTAGCGAGAAAACTGCCCTCGACCAAAGTAACCGAATTCCACGCTTTTAGTGTATGATGGAGATAACACATTTTACATGATTCCGATTATACGTTGCACTTGCTGTTCTTAGGATAGAATGAGTGAAGATCCCGATACTTTTGTCTTTTTAATAGCTTTTCATCTTTTTACAGCCTAATTTATGGAATGTATGCTCAGATAATAATGCGACCTAATGTTTGCACAGGATTATTGAGATTGCTGGCGGTAGAGAGGTATTCTCGCAAAGCAGAGGTAAAGTTGCTGCAAGAAAGCCGCGATTCTTGGCTGCATCAAATTCTCTGGCAGTGGATGACTGTCAGACAGATAACAAGCTCAGTGTTAAAAAGAACAATAAATCACCAAATAGGCAGAGCGTCTGGGAATTAAGAAGCCGGTAATTAGCAAGAATATTATTCCAAATTCTCTGTTTTCgctaaaaaatgtatatattttaaatttactcATGTAACTCGGTAAAAGCTCACTACCAGGACGCCCTTATCG belongs to Neodiprion lecontei isolate iyNeoLeco1 chromosome 5, iyNeoLeco1.1, whole genome shotgun sequence and includes:
- the LOC107221272 gene encoding acetylcholine receptor subunit beta-like 1 is translated as MYFCLKFMRFLLTASLFCVVGFCSEDEERLVRDLFRGYNKLIRPVQNMTQKVDVRFGLAFVQLINVNEKNQIMKSNVWLRFVWTDYQLQWDEADYGGIGVLRLPPDKVWKPDIVLFNNADGNYEVRYKSNVLIYPTGEVLWVPPAIYQSSCTIDVTYFPFDQQTCIMKFGSWTFNGDQVSLALYNDKNFVDLSDYWKSGTWDIISVPAYLNIYHSDFPTETDITFYIIIRRKTLFYTVNLILPTVLISFLCVLVFYLPAEAGEKVTLGISILLSLVVFLLLVSKILPPTSLVLPLIAKYLLFTFIMNTVSILVTVIIINWNFRGPRTHRMPQLIRKIFLKYLPTILLMRRPKKTRLRWMMEIPNVTLPASTYSGSPTELPKHLPAGLAKPKMEVMELSDLHHPNCKINRKVHHTTSASTTAAGGGDALGDRRGSESSDSVLLSPEASKATEAVEFIAEHLRNEDLYIQTREDWKYVAMVIDRLQLYIFFVVTTAGTIGILMDAPHIFEYVDQDRIIEIYRGK